A stretch of Alligator mississippiensis isolate rAllMis1 chromosome 14, rAllMis1, whole genome shotgun sequence DNA encodes these proteins:
- the MRM3 gene encoding rRNA methyltransferase 3, mitochondrial isoform X1, protein MAALVWLREGGAGLGQALGRRALRGLRRRPVEVLPPRAEPGRPPPPPPRAPPPPPPPPREQGPALGLRFETARAGDRRLARVVVVAKSRKFREQHGKILLEGHRLIRDALEAGAELQTLFFSSLRMKELKELPEAALKGASLVKVKFKDIKLWSDLVAPQGLVGIFSKPDCTKMDYPAIQLRNSLPLSLICDNIRDPGNLGTILRSAAGAGCSKVLLTKGCVDPWEPKVLRAGMGAHFRVPVIANLEWESVPGNLPPDTCIHVAGNQDPSAQDEPEHASGKASSYGWISRPRNLKAQAGRGRLPLDSNSEEDKEAEARDQNPELAAQSYCESWTRGPVAVVIGGETQGLSLEALQLAESTGGRRLIIPVVPGMDSLNSAMAASIILFEGKRQLQLQQPESTRQTFPASG, encoded by the exons ATGGCGGCGCTGGTGTGGctgcgggagggcggcgcggggCTGGGCCAGGCGCTGGGGCGGCGGGCGCTGCGGGGACTGCGGCGGCGGCCCGTGGAGGTGCTGCCCCCGCGCGCCGAGcccggccgccccccgccgccgccgccccgcgcccccccacccccacccccgccgccgCGAGAGCAGGGACCGGCGCTGGGGCTGCGCTTCGAGACGGCCCGGGCCGGCGACCGCCGCCTTGC GAGGGTGGTGGTCGTGGCCAAGTCGCGGAAGTTCCGGGAGCAGCACGGCAAGATCCTGCTGGAGGGCCACCGGCTGATCAGGGACGCGCTGGAGGCTGGCGCGGAGCTGCAGACTCTCTTCTTCAGCTCCCTGCGGATGAAGGAGCTGAAGGAGCTGCCCGAGGCGGCGCTGAAAGGAGCCAGCTTGGTCAAGGTGAAGTTCAAGGACATCAAGCTGTGGTCGGACCTCGTCGCCCCGCAGGGGCTAGTAG GAATCTTCTCCAAGCCGGACTGCACCAAGATGGATTATCCGGCCATCCAGCTAAGGAATTCGTTGCCCCTTAGCCTTATCTGTGACAACATCCGTGACCCAGGAAACCTAGGGACTATCCTGAGGTCTGCGGCTGGGGCGGGCTGCAGCAAAGTGCTGCTCACCAAAG GCTGCGTGGACCCTTGGGAGCCTAAAGTGCTTCGTGCCGGCATGGGCGCTCACTTCCGCGTGCCTGTCATCGCCAATCTGGAGTGGGAGTCTGTTCCCGGCAACCTGCCCCCTGACACCTGCATCCACGTGGCTGGCAACCAGGACCCAAGTGCCCAGGACGAACCGGAGCACGCCTCGGGCAAGGCCAGCAGCTACGGCTGGATCTCTCGCCCGCGCAACCTGAaggcgcaggctggcagagggcgcTTGCCTTTGGACTCTAACAGCGAGGAGGacaaggaagcagaagccagggacCAAAACCCAGAGCTCGCTGCACAGAGCTATTGTGAGAGCTGGACCCGGGGGCCCGTGGCAGTGGTGATCGGTGGGGAAACACAGGGCTTGAGCCTGGaagcactgcagctggcagagagcacagggggCAGGAGACTCATCATCCCGGTGGTGCCTGGCATGGACAGCCTCAACTCGGCCATGGCTGCCAGCATCATCCTGTTCGAAGGcaagaggcagctgcagctgcagcagccagaaagcACGAGACAGACGTTCCCGGCATCAGGCTAG
- the MRM3 gene encoding rRNA methyltransferase 3, mitochondrial isoform X2, producing the protein MKELKELPEAALKGASLVKVKFKDIKLWSDLVAPQGLVGIFSKPDCTKMDYPAIQLRNSLPLSLICDNIRDPGNLGTILRSAAGAGCSKVLLTKGCVDPWEPKVLRAGMGAHFRVPVIANLEWESVPGNLPPDTCIHVAGNQDPSAQDEPEHASGKASSYGWISRPRNLKAQAGRGRLPLDSNSEEDKEAEARDQNPELAAQSYCESWTRGPVAVVIGGETQGLSLEALQLAESTGGRRLIIPVVPGMDSLNSAMAASIILFEGKRQLQLQQPESTRQTFPASG; encoded by the exons ATGAAGGAGCTGAAGGAGCTGCCCGAGGCGGCGCTGAAAGGAGCCAGCTTGGTCAAGGTGAAGTTCAAGGACATCAAGCTGTGGTCGGACCTCGTCGCCCCGCAGGGGCTAGTAG GAATCTTCTCCAAGCCGGACTGCACCAAGATGGATTATCCGGCCATCCAGCTAAGGAATTCGTTGCCCCTTAGCCTTATCTGTGACAACATCCGTGACCCAGGAAACCTAGGGACTATCCTGAGGTCTGCGGCTGGGGCGGGCTGCAGCAAAGTGCTGCTCACCAAAG GCTGCGTGGACCCTTGGGAGCCTAAAGTGCTTCGTGCCGGCATGGGCGCTCACTTCCGCGTGCCTGTCATCGCCAATCTGGAGTGGGAGTCTGTTCCCGGCAACCTGCCCCCTGACACCTGCATCCACGTGGCTGGCAACCAGGACCCAAGTGCCCAGGACGAACCGGAGCACGCCTCGGGCAAGGCCAGCAGCTACGGCTGGATCTCTCGCCCGCGCAACCTGAaggcgcaggctggcagagggcgcTTGCCTTTGGACTCTAACAGCGAGGAGGacaaggaagcagaagccagggacCAAAACCCAGAGCTCGCTGCACAGAGCTATTGTGAGAGCTGGACCCGGGGGCCCGTGGCAGTGGTGATCGGTGGGGAAACACAGGGCTTGAGCCTGGaagcactgcagctggcagagagcacagggggCAGGAGACTCATCATCCCGGTGGTGCCTGGCATGGACAGCCTCAACTCGGCCATGGCTGCCAGCATCATCCTGTTCGAAGGcaagaggcagctgcagctgcagcagccagaaagcACGAGACAGACGTTCCCGGCATCAGGCTAG
- the GLOD4 gene encoding glyoxalase domain-containing protein 4, whose translation MGTRRALHFVFKAGRRGPAARFYRQLLGMSALRHEEFAQGCKAACNGPYDGKWSKTMVGYGPEDAHFVVELTYNYGVGEYRLGNDFLGITLASSQAVSNARNMGWPIKEVAKGVFETEAPGGYKFYLEDKEQPQQDPVLKVALAVSDLQKSVNYWSNLLGMKIYEKDEEKQRALLGYGDNQCKLELQGIGAAVDHGTAFGRIAFSCPKDELPHIEALMKKEEQKILTPLVSLDTPGKATVQVVILADPDGHEICFVGDEAFRELSKVDPDGDKLLDDAMAADKSDEWFAKHNMQKASA comes from the exons aTGGGGACGCGGCGGGCGCTGCACTTCGTGTTCAAggcggggcggcgcgggccgGCGGCGCGGTTCTACCGGCAGCTGCTCGGCATGAGCGCGCTGCGCCACGAGGAGTTCGCCCAGGGCTGCAAGGCGGCCTGCAACGG GCCGTACGACGGGAAGTGGAGCAAAACGATGGTGGGCTACGGGCCCGAAGACGCTCACTTCGTGGTAGAGCTGACCTACAATTACGGCGTCGGGGAGTACCGCCTCGGCAACGACTTCCTG GGCATCACGCTTGCGTCCAGCCAGGCGGTGAGCAATGCCAGGAACATGGGGTGGCCGATCAAGGAAGTCGCGAAGGGCGTGTTTGAAACCGAAGCCCCGGGAGGATACAAGTTCTACCTGGAAGACAAAGAGCAACCACAGCAAG ATCCTGTGCTGAAGGTAGCATTGGCTGTCTCTGATCTGCAGAAGTCTGTTAACTACTGGTCGAATCTGCTGGGAATGAAGATATACGAGAAGGATGAGGAAAAGCAAAGGGCTTTACTGGGCTATGGAGATAACCAG TGTAAGTTGGAGCTGCAAGGCATCGGGGCTGCAGTGGATCATGGCACGGCTTTCGGGCGGATTGCCTTCTCCTGTCCAAAGGATGAG TTACCGCACATTGAAGCACTGATGAAGAAGGAGGAGCAGAAGATTCTAACACCGCTGGTTAGCTTGGACACCCCTGGAAAAGCAACTGTTCAAGTGGTTATCCTGGCTGATCCG GATGGGCACGAAATCTGCTTTGTAGGAGATGAAGCATTTCGAGAGCTTTCCAAGGTGGATCCAGATGGCGACAAGCTGTTAGATGAC GCTATGGCAGCGGACAAAAGCGACGAGTGGTTTGCTAAGCACAACATGCAGAAGGCTTCCGCTTAG
- the LOC102577110 gene encoding acyl-CoA-binding protein — MSQAEFEKVAAMVLQMKIKVTDQELLEIYSLYKQATIGDVNISCPCAMDVKGKAKWEAWNGRKGMSKEDARKNYITRVQELKNKYGA; from the coding sequence ATGTCTCAAGCCGAGTTTGAGAAGGTGGCAGCTATGGTCCTGCAGATGAAGATCAAGGTCACCGATCAAGAGCTGCTGGAGATTTACAGTCTCTACAAACAAGCCACCATTGGCGACGTCAACATCTCCTGTCCCTGCGCGATGGATGTCAAAGGCAAGGCCAAATGGGAGGCCTGGAACGGGCGCAAAGGGATGAGCAAGGAAGACGCCAGGAAGAATTACATAACCCGAGTCCAAGAGCTCAAGAACAAGTACGGCGCGTAA
- the GEMIN4 gene encoding gem-associated protein 4 has protein sequence MEPGPVNICEETAVLHGGFLLAAKRYHPKALADLAKADWHHVGPPITDALKEICAGRTTSLPQPRSWKKKAVMIIWAKILLPSPGPAKVDQRWKDDAFFSVCSMIPRLNRTVLFELLKALNAPRLFVQLLLALPAGICQQELELLVEYVVNETTPSDLRFFLDVWWEIMKHKEGQQDQMIVTFSALIHQHLSEPLDEGCQPPKRFKGDPLSMRDSPLTTELLTVLVDGLKHLYGCIVTPRMKCYALANLVDLLSVFTVVEQESSVLPTVEYLDKITSVVILWNGDCESRYHPRGLEEKVKEAERSVSLLSVVKLSSEELFVGLRFFHNLLQGWSEELHCMLNSRQEVCYEGYRLLDSLATFGKNLLCFAEARELSKDEKQVVLELAEIIMGFLKQINPDLQGKDSDSSIMASVAMTIIEQKMDRHLEMCSIFASEKAWAFSRDWVTCLIKNKVLFQKPDLVLKLLETTVTFSLSSSNRESQELQVKVTKTILECYTELSLPDKNKVISGVLDSWGGRGLSLSLKAFTEGFQEELNLAFNQITRSASDQGLTKAVASVARLALLHPEATVKKVCNLAVVNLGTHQFLAQILCSFPALSFQEAQEGLDRGGSLLVRCLKETVWGKLSTAKEKEQFLEFLAVLLQPGSASPLLSPGEVTQAFVLPYLKSDCAHIELSLHILNKVLGLQSGQDEHWIKTCHPFPLLLGLCKLLDSYTHYWHRVKDQPCPALETKDLVAATLAQLCEVVEQKAAPSLEVWNQSLAWLHRRVEPLDWTVGLRLKKLYGSHFKNEVPATLFEICKLSEDEWTPRPLPAYGPGSGLLVWIECCCISAALREQMLVLLAINVDNPEEVNLFSKGFLVALVQILPWCTHGEWKRLAHVIQTLLQRQVLHVPYSLEYVQYMPLLNLKPFAHPLQFSVLLLRGFQFLCSSSCSTWLLEEAWQHMVRLYCASLTDLLGTVKGALPSPCPTAEDKDLTQEASFVYIQLFCHVLHVVAMLPDNGCSEPLGVLALETVSQYDALCAIDRSLNSSLRRANEKYFLASITDSVSHQELRAALQQKLSKL, from the exons ATGGAGCCGG GGCCCGTGAACATCTGTGAGGAAACCGCGGTGTTGCACGGCGGGTTCCTGCTGGCTGCGAAGCGCTATCACCCCAAGGCACTGGCGGATTTGGCCAAGGCTGACTGGCACCACGTCGGGCCACCCATCACCGATGCCTTGAAGGAGATCTGCGCTGGCCgcaccacctccctgccccagccccgcagctGGAAGAAGAAAGCCGTCATGATCATCTGGGCCAAAAtcctcctgcccagccccgggCCCGCCAAGGTTGACCAGAGGTGGAAAGATGACGCCTTCTTCTCGGTGTGCAGCATGATCCCCCGTCTCAACCGCACAGTTCTGTTTGAGCTGCTTAAAGCGCTGAATGCACCCCGGCTCTTTGTGCAGCTACTGCTGGCGCTGCCCGCGGGCATCTGTCAGCAGGAGCTCGAGCTGTTGGTTGAGTACGTTGTGAACGAGACGACCCCATCGGACTTGAGGTTTTTCTTGGACGTCTGGTGGGAAATCATGAAGCACaaggaggggcagcaggaccaaATGATCGTGACATTCAGTGCCCTTATCCACCAGCACCTGTCTGAGCCACTGGATGAGGGCTGCCAGCCTCCGAAAAGGTTTAAAGGCGATCCCCTGTCCATGCGCGACTCCCCTCTTACCACCGAACTGCTCACAGTCCTGGTTGATGGGCTAAAGCATCTCTATGGATGTATTGTCACTCCCAGAATGAAATGCTACGCCCTGGCCAACCTGGTAGATCTGCTGTCGGTGTTCACTGTAGTAGAGCAGGAGTCCAGCGTGCTGCCCACCGTGGAGTATCTGGACAAGATCACGTCCGTAGTCATCCTCTGGAATGGTGACTGTGAGAGCCGCTACCACCCgcgggggctggaggagaaggtgaaggAGGCGGAGCGGAGCGTGAGCCTGCTGTCCGTGGTCAAGCTGTCCAGCGAAGAACTTTTTGTCGGCTTACGCTTCTTCCACaacctgctgcagggctggagtgaAGAGCTGCATTGCATGCTGAACAGCCGCCAGGAGGTTTGCTACGAGGGCTACCGACTCCTCGACAGCCTTGCCACTTTCGGGAAGAACCTGCTGTGCTTTGCTGAGGCCAGGGAGCTGAGCAAGGATGAAAAGCAGGtggtcctggagctggcagagatcATCATGGGCTTCCTTAAGCAGATCAACCCTGACCTGCAGGGCAAGGACTCAGACAGCAGCATTATGGCCTCGGTGGCCATGACAATCATTGAGCAGAAGATGGACAGGCACCTGGAAATGTGCTCCATTTTTGCTTCTGAGAAGGCCTGGGCCTTCTCAAGGGACTGGGTCACCTGCCTCATCAAGAACAAAGTCCTCTTCCAGAAACCAGACCTGGTTTTGAAGCTGCTGGAGACCACGGTgactttcagtctctcctccagCAACCGAGAGAGCCAGGAACTGCAGGTCAAGGTAACCAAAACCATCCTGGAGTGCTACACTGAGCTGTCGCTGCCCGACAAGAACAAAGTGATCTCGGGCGTCCTGGACTCCTGGGGCGGGCGGGGCCTATCCTTGAGCTTGAAGGCTTTCACCGAGGGCTTCCAGGAGGAACTGAACTTGGCTTTTAACCAGATCACGCGAAGCGCGTCAGATCAGGGCCTGACCAAGGCTGTGGCCTCGGTGGCgaggctggctctgctccatcCGGAGGCCACAGTGAAGAAGGTTTGCAACCTTGCAGTCGTCAACCTGGGGACACACCAGTTCCTGGCACAGATCCTGTGCTCGTTCCCAGCGCTGAGCTTCCAGGAAGCCCAGGAGGGCTTGGACAGGGGGGGCAGCCTGCTGGTGAGGTGCCTGAAGGAGACGGTGTGGGGGAAGCTGTCTACCGCAAAAGAGAAAGAGCAGTTCCTAGAGTTCTTGGCtgttctcctgcagccaggctcagCAAGTCCTCTCCTCTCTCCCGGTGAGGTGACCCAAGCCTTCGTCCTGCCCTACTTGAAATCAGACTGTGCCCACATTGAGCTAAGCCTGCACATCCTTAACAAGGTCCTGGGGCTACAGTCGGGGCAGGACGAACACTGGATAAAGacctgccaccccttccctctccttcttGGCCTTTGCAAGCTCCTAGACAGCTACACACATTACTGGCATCGGGTGAAGGACCAACCCTGTCCTGCACTGGAGACCAAAGACTTGGTAGCTGCCACCTTGGCCCAGCTCTGCGAGGTGGTGGAGCAGAAAGCCGCCCCCTCTCTGGAGGTCTGGAACCAGTCGCTGGCCTGGCTGCACCGCAGGGTGGAGCCATTGGACTGGACAGTCGGTCTCCGGCTGAAGAAGCTTTATGGCAGTCATTTCAAGAACGAGGTCCCAGCCACGCTTTTCGAGATCTGCAAGCTCTCGGAGGACGAGTGGACACCCCGCCCACTCCCGGCCTACGGGCCAGGCAGCGGTCTCCTGGTGTGGATAGAGTGCTGCTGTATCTCTGCCGCGCTGCGGGAGCAGATGCTGGTGCTTCTGGCCATCAACGTGGATAATCCCGAAGAAGTCAACCTCTTCAGCAAGGGCTTCCTCGTGGCCCTTGTCCAGATTCTTCCGTGGTGCActcacggggagtggaagaggctgGCCCACGTGATCCAGACCTTGCTGCAGCGGCAGGTCCTCCACGTGCCCTACAGCTTGGAGTACGTGCAGTACATGCCGCTACTGAACCTGAAGCCGTTCGCCCACCCGCTGCAGTTCTCCGTGCTCCTCCTGCGAGGGttccagttcctgtgcagctccagctgctccacctggctgctggaggaAGCCTGGCAGCACATGGTGAGACTCTACTGTGCCAGCCTCACGGATCTGCTGGGCACAGTCAAGGGGGCCCTGCCATCCCCCTGTCCCACAGCTGAGGACAAGGACCTGACACAAGAGGCCTCTTTTGTCTACATCCAGCTCTTCTGCCACGTGCTGCACgtggtggccatgctcccagacaACGGCTGCAGCGAGCCCCTTGGGGTGCTGGCCCTCGAGACTGTCTCGCAGTATGACGCGCTCTGCGCCATCGACCGCTCCCTCAACAGCTCGCTCCGGAGGGCCAACGAGAAGTACTTCCTGGCATCAATCACTGACAGTGTCAGCCACCAGGAGCTGCGTGCCGCGCTCCAGCAGAAGCTGAGCAAGCTGTGA
- the TLCD3A gene encoding TLC domain-containing protein 3A isoform X2 produces the protein MWQTLPVASVLFPGLFALCIRSLGWAAPAWSLKDRILLSGRLVSSVQAVMAAASGIIVVLNCKDVIHDRHWLAVEYVWVIVPYMTYDIYVMYLCHWHRSKDMGTTEKKNSLASVRSFLKKERLMVTHHLFILIVLTPITQHFRGELGDFFVGCIFLAELSTPFVSLGKTLMQLNMQDTRLHKVNGVLILVTFLLCRILLFPFMYGAYARQVGIPLYAAPFHIPVHCNVANACLIAPQLYWFVLICRKALRLYSCSSSDKSR, from the exons ATGTGGCAGACGCTGCCCGTAGCCTCGGTGCTTTTCCCGGGACTCTTCGCTTTGTGCATCCGGAGCCTCGGCTGGGCTGCGCCGGCATGGAGCCTCAAGGACCGGATCCTGCTGAGCGGCAG GCTGGTGTCCTCTGTCCAAGCGgtcatggctgctgcctccgGGATCATTGTCGTCCTGAACTGCAAGGACGTCATACACGACAG GCACTGGCTGGCGGTAGAATACGTCTGGGTCATCGTTCCCTACATGACCTATGACATCTATGTCATGTACCTGTGCCACTGGCACAGAAGCAAAGACATGGGGACGACGGAGAAGAAGAACTCACTGGCCAGTGTGAGGAGCTTCCTGAAGAAGGAACGCCTCATGGTGACCCACCACCTCTTCATCCTCATCGTCCTCACACCAATCACGCAG CACTTCCgcggggagctgggggatttcTTCGTCGGCTGCATCTTCCTGGCAGAACTGAGCACTCCGTTCGTGTCACTGGGTAAAACCCTGATGCAG CTAAACATGCAGGACACGCGGCTGCACAAGGTGAATGGGGTCCTCATCCTGGTGACCTTCCTCCTCTGCCGCATCCTGCTCTTCCCCTTCATGTACGGGGCGTATGCCCGGCAGGTGGGCATCCCCCTCTACGCAGCCCCCTTCCACATCCCCGTGCACTGCAACGTGGCCAATGCCTGCCTCATTGCCCCACAGCTCTACTGGTTCGTGCTGATCTGCAGGAAAGCCCTCCGCCTCTACAGTTGCTCCTCATCCGACAAGAGCCGATAG
- the TLCD3A gene encoding TLC domain-containing protein 3A isoform X1: protein MREAQHGPGKAGVWLVTGGRLLEVSATLGPGGIATGCSRRRARVTQTLGLPPPPGVPEHAAGCRSVLLAPHRHWLAVEYVWVIVPYMTYDIYVMYLCHWHRSKDMGTTEKKNSLASVRSFLKKERLMVTHHLFILIVLTPITQHFRGELGDFFVGCIFLAELSTPFVSLGKTLMQLNMQDTRLHKVNGVLILVTFLLCRILLFPFMYGAYARQVGIPLYAAPFHIPVHCNVANACLIAPQLYWFVLICRKALRLYSCSSSDKSR, encoded by the exons ATGAGAGAGGCTCAACATGGCCCTGGGAAGGCCGGTGTCTGGTTAGTCACAGGGGGTCGCCTATTAGAAGTGAGTGCTACTTTGGGCCCCGGAGGCATAGCCACAGGCTGTAGCCGGAGACGCGCACGGGTGACTCAGACGCTTGGACTGCCCCCACCTCCCGGGGTCCCTGAGCATGCAGCAGGCTGCCgctctgtgctccttgctccccACAGGCACTGGCTGGCGGTAGAATACGTCTGGGTCATCGTTCCCTACATGACCTATGACATCTATGTCATGTACCTGTGCCACTGGCACAGAAGCAAAGACATGGGGACGACGGAGAAGAAGAACTCACTGGCCAGTGTGAGGAGCTTCCTGAAGAAGGAACGCCTCATGGTGACCCACCACCTCTTCATCCTCATCGTCCTCACACCAATCACGCAG CACTTCCgcggggagctgggggatttcTTCGTCGGCTGCATCTTCCTGGCAGAACTGAGCACTCCGTTCGTGTCACTGGGTAAAACCCTGATGCAG CTAAACATGCAGGACACGCGGCTGCACAAGGTGAATGGGGTCCTCATCCTGGTGACCTTCCTCCTCTGCCGCATCCTGCTCTTCCCCTTCATGTACGGGGCGTATGCCCGGCAGGTGGGCATCCCCCTCTACGCAGCCCCCTTCCACATCCCCGTGCACTGCAACGTGGCCAATGCCTGCCTCATTGCCCCACAGCTCTACTGGTTCGTGCTGATCTGCAGGAAAGCCCTCCGCCTCTACAGTTGCTCCTCATCCGACAAGAGCCGATAG
- the TLCD3A gene encoding TLC domain-containing protein 3A isoform X3 encodes MREAQHGPGKAGVWLVTGGRLLEVSATLGPGGIATGCSRRRARVTQTLGLPPPPGVPEHAAGCRSVLLAPHRHWLAVEYVWVIVPYMTYDIYVMYLCHWHRSKDMGTTEKKNSLASVRSFLKKERLMVTHHLFILIVLTPITQHFRGELGDFFVGCIFLAELSTPFVSLGKTLMQLNMQDTRLHKVNGVLILVTFLLCRILLFPFMYGAYARQLYWFVLICRKALRLYSCSSSDKSR; translated from the exons ATGAGAGAGGCTCAACATGGCCCTGGGAAGGCCGGTGTCTGGTTAGTCACAGGGGGTCGCCTATTAGAAGTGAGTGCTACTTTGGGCCCCGGAGGCATAGCCACAGGCTGTAGCCGGAGACGCGCACGGGTGACTCAGACGCTTGGACTGCCCCCACCTCCCGGGGTCCCTGAGCATGCAGCAGGCTGCCgctctgtgctccttgctccccACAGGCACTGGCTGGCGGTAGAATACGTCTGGGTCATCGTTCCCTACATGACCTATGACATCTATGTCATGTACCTGTGCCACTGGCACAGAAGCAAAGACATGGGGACGACGGAGAAGAAGAACTCACTGGCCAGTGTGAGGAGCTTCCTGAAGAAGGAACGCCTCATGGTGACCCACCACCTCTTCATCCTCATCGTCCTCACACCAATCACGCAG CACTTCCgcggggagctgggggatttcTTCGTCGGCTGCATCTTCCTGGCAGAACTGAGCACTCCGTTCGTGTCACTGGGTAAAACCCTGATGCAG CTAAACATGCAGGACACGCGGCTGCACAAGGTGAATGGGGTCCTCATCCTGGTGACCTTCCTCCTCTGCCGCATCCTGCTCTTCCCCTTCATGTACGGGGCGTATGCCCGGCAG CTCTACTGGTTCGTGCTGATCTGCAGGAAAGCCCTCCGCCTCTACAGTTGCTCCTCATCCGACAAGAGCCGATAG
- the TLCD3A gene encoding TLC domain-containing protein 3A isoform X4, which produces MREAQHGPGKAGVWLVTGGRLLEVSATLGPGGIATGCSRRRARVTQTLGLPPPPGVPEHAAGCRSVLLAPHRHWLAVEYVWVIVPYMTYDIYVMYLCHWHRSKDMGTTEKKNSLASVRSFLKKERLMVTHHLFILIVLTPITQHFRGELGDFFVGCIFLAELSTPFVSLGKTLMQLNMQDTRLHKLYWFVLICRKALRLYSCSSSDKSR; this is translated from the exons ATGAGAGAGGCTCAACATGGCCCTGGGAAGGCCGGTGTCTGGTTAGTCACAGGGGGTCGCCTATTAGAAGTGAGTGCTACTTTGGGCCCCGGAGGCATAGCCACAGGCTGTAGCCGGAGACGCGCACGGGTGACTCAGACGCTTGGACTGCCCCCACCTCCCGGGGTCCCTGAGCATGCAGCAGGCTGCCgctctgtgctccttgctccccACAGGCACTGGCTGGCGGTAGAATACGTCTGGGTCATCGTTCCCTACATGACCTATGACATCTATGTCATGTACCTGTGCCACTGGCACAGAAGCAAAGACATGGGGACGACGGAGAAGAAGAACTCACTGGCCAGTGTGAGGAGCTTCCTGAAGAAGGAACGCCTCATGGTGACCCACCACCTCTTCATCCTCATCGTCCTCACACCAATCACGCAG CACTTCCgcggggagctgggggatttcTTCGTCGGCTGCATCTTCCTGGCAGAACTGAGCACTCCGTTCGTGTCACTGGGTAAAACCCTGATGCAG CTAAACATGCAGGACACGCGGCTGCACAAG CTCTACTGGTTCGTGCTGATCTGCAGGAAAGCCCTCCGCCTCTACAGTTGCTCCTCATCCGACAAGAGCCGATAG